The following proteins are co-located in the Chitinivibrio alkaliphilus ACht1 genome:
- a CDS encoding HDOD domain-containing protein — protein MSLTALFVDDSALQLSLYKKLTNHLGSSQWEFFFADDALDALELLHFVTVDLVITDLEMPFINGVHFLDMVAEKEPAALRCILSAACSKEDSLSTVRITHQYFHKPLDIRVLEHILAVVVRLRELPLDQHARRWVHVLPSLPIPSQTFNELVTHLSDRHNSVKSVAAIIARDPAATASILKLVNTPFFGCTGTIFSPLQAVALLGIDIVRSLYLLSYLRKIKPSSCGEPPYSFSALAERSFMAYGIAKRLCIHKRIPLEERERVCLAALVMDIGIIVINALYPREVRQYLTTATVPFSTGEERGIVGVSHQDLSQYLLGIWGFEISLIELVEKHHCHGTACMNEGRRILYMTTVHLDCILYDMEPQEYLPASCDKDLAEEICLLYSYSTDML, from the coding sequence ATGTCCCTTACAGCCCTATTTGTTGACGATTCTGCCCTGCAGCTCTCTCTATATAAAAAACTGACGAACCACCTTGGGTCATCGCAATGGGAGTTCTTTTTTGCTGATGATGCCTTGGATGCCTTGGAACTACTTCATTTTGTGACGGTTGATTTAGTCATCACCGATCTTGAAATGCCCTTTATTAACGGGGTTCATTTTCTTGATATGGTTGCGGAGAAAGAGCCCGCGGCATTGCGGTGCATCCTGTCGGCTGCATGTTCCAAAGAAGACAGCCTTTCCACCGTACGGATCACCCATCAATACTTCCATAAACCCCTTGATATACGAGTGTTGGAGCATATTCTTGCTGTGGTTGTGCGTTTAAGAGAGCTGCCCCTTGACCAGCATGCACGTCGGTGGGTTCATGTCTTGCCGAGTCTGCCCATCCCTTCTCAAACATTTAATGAGTTGGTGACACATTTGTCGGATCGGCATAATTCAGTTAAATCCGTTGCGGCCATTATTGCACGTGACCCTGCGGCAACAGCAAGTATTCTTAAGCTCGTTAACACGCCTTTTTTTGGGTGTACTGGCACAATCTTTTCTCCATTGCAGGCCGTGGCTCTTCTTGGAATTGATATTGTTCGTTCCTTATATCTATTGTCGTATTTACGAAAAATAAAACCTTCGTCGTGTGGAGAGCCGCCGTACTCATTTTCTGCACTGGCAGAGCGATCGTTTATGGCATATGGTATTGCAAAGCGTCTCTGTATTCATAAGCGTATTCCCTTGGAAGAGCGTGAGCGGGTTTGTCTTGCCGCCTTGGTTATGGATATCGGAATTATCGTGATAAATGCCTTGTATCCCCGCGAAGTACGGCAGTATCTTACCACAGCAACAGTTCCCTTCAGCACAGGGGAAGAGAGGGGGATTGTCGGGGTATCTCATCAAGATCTATCTCAGTATCTCTTAGGTATCTGGGGCTTTGAAATCTCTCTCATTGAGCTGGTGGAAAAGCATCACTGCCATGGCACGGCATGTATGAATGAGGGCAGACGGATACTCTACATGACAACGGTACATCTCGATTGTATCCTGTATGATATGGAGCCGCAGGAGTATCTTCCTGCTTCATGTGATAAAGATCTTGCAGAGGAAATCTGTTTATTATACAGTTATAGTACAGATATGCTTTAA
- the murB gene encoding UDP-N-acetylmuramate dehydrogenase, producing MKIHENYPLAPRTYYRIGGAARWCAFPETEEQVRQLFHEFSDCPCKAAPWVMGGGANLLVSDAGYDGLVICTEALSRFHIEEATIAAQAGVVLNTLVGRAVEKNFAGFASLAGIPGSLGGGIRMNAGAFGATISDSLSIVRWYNPVTDTMEEDVPSQLSFSYRSSFFSHTPSVILSARFSTCLGSGAEGVLREDILQRRKRKQPLEFPSCGSVFKRPPGAFAGALIEEAGLKGYTCGGAQVSPHHANFIINRSRRARAEHVLSIINECRRRVYELRGILLEPEVILLGEFLQELWRPNSV from the coding sequence GTGAAAATCCACGAGAACTATCCTCTTGCACCGCGAACCTACTACCGTATAGGCGGTGCGGCTCGGTGGTGTGCCTTTCCTGAAACAGAAGAGCAGGTGCGGCAGTTATTTCACGAGTTTTCTGACTGCCCGTGCAAGGCTGCTCCGTGGGTTATGGGGGGAGGGGCAAATCTTCTCGTGTCGGATGCCGGTTATGATGGGTTGGTAATCTGTACAGAGGCCCTTTCTCGTTTTCATATTGAAGAAGCAACTATCGCCGCTCAGGCGGGGGTGGTTCTGAATACTCTCGTTGGCCGTGCCGTAGAGAAAAATTTTGCGGGATTTGCCTCTCTGGCAGGGATACCGGGCTCTCTTGGAGGCGGTATACGCATGAATGCCGGGGCCTTTGGCGCCACTATCAGCGATTCACTTTCTATCGTACGGTGGTATAATCCTGTAACAGACACCATGGAGGAGGATGTGCCTTCACAGCTCTCCTTTTCCTATCGTTCAAGCTTTTTTTCTCATACCCCCTCGGTTATTCTATCGGCTCGTTTTTCGACCTGTCTCGGCTCAGGCGCAGAGGGCGTGTTGCGTGAGGATATCTTACAGCGCAGAAAGAGAAAGCAACCCCTCGAGTTCCCGAGTTGTGGAAGCGTTTTTAAGCGTCCTCCCGGTGCGTTTGCCGGTGCACTTATTGAAGAAGCAGGGTTGAAGGGATACACCTGTGGGGGGGCGCAGGTGTCACCACATCATGCAAACTTTATTATAAATCGGAGTCGCCGAGCAAGGGCTGAGCACGTGTTATCTATTATTAATGAATGTCGTCGCCGTGTATACGAGCTGCGGGGAATTCTCTTAGAGCCGGAGGTAATCCTTCTTGGCGAGTTTTTACAAGAACTATGGAGGCCGAACAGTGTATAG
- the dacB gene encoding D-alanyl-D-alanine carboxypeptidase/D-alanyl-D-alanine endopeptidase has translation MKYLLFLLMLYGTTAALTKDDVTALLRRHDFTQSHLGFVVQELSADTSYIAVNADSWFTPASLQKIFTGAAAFDILGKEHRFPTHVYIDSLDTEKGMTLGTSRFVGTGDPHLTAENLWLFATQLANRGIREITDTLILDHSLFGSEIYGPGFENKNSSRAYMAPASSLSANFNALEIHIAPTTAGNDAHVALLPPRDDVRIRGRIVTQTEGSPRLEVTTYEDAGETILFLNGVISETSPHRVFYRKIWDPQTHFHNALSHMLNTAGITLSAVVKTTTTPHPQDTTRTPFYTHHSPPLSFHVGNTLQFSNNFIAENLYRAAVEPKTGPVSWNEASQRMTDWYIHHIDSTDTPPHFVNGSGMGRENRTTPLQLLRTLQYVYEQPEWKYEFISGLPVAGINGTLATRLDSPPLRGTVRAKTGTLAQSGVNNLAGYVYIDNRTYAFTLILNNRHRGAYAHWNLQEELLELLVKNLTEKNAPDYSDEESR, from the coding sequence ATGAAATATCTTCTTTTTTTGCTTATGCTGTATGGTACCACAGCAGCCCTTACGAAAGATGACGTTACAGCACTTCTACGCCGTCACGACTTTACACAAAGCCATCTCGGCTTTGTCGTGCAAGAGCTTTCTGCAGATACCTCCTATATTGCGGTCAATGCAGATTCATGGTTTACCCCCGCGTCGTTACAAAAAATTTTCACCGGCGCTGCAGCCTTTGATATTTTAGGTAAAGAGCATCGCTTTCCTACCCACGTATACATAGATTCCCTTGATACTGAAAAAGGGATGACCCTGGGAACATCCCGTTTTGTAGGAACCGGCGATCCCCATCTTACTGCAGAAAATCTCTGGCTTTTTGCCACGCAGCTGGCCAATCGTGGCATTCGTGAAATAACCGACACCTTGATACTCGATCACTCTCTCTTTGGCAGTGAAATCTACGGCCCGGGCTTTGAAAACAAAAACAGCTCTCGTGCATATATGGCTCCCGCAAGTTCCTTATCTGCAAATTTTAACGCCCTGGAAATCCACATAGCACCGACAACAGCAGGAAACGATGCTCACGTTGCCCTGCTTCCACCCCGGGACGATGTCCGTATCCGAGGTCGTATCGTAACGCAAACTGAAGGATCTCCCCGACTGGAAGTAACAACCTATGAAGATGCAGGAGAAACAATACTCTTTCTCAACGGTGTTATTAGCGAAACCAGCCCCCATAGAGTGTTCTACCGAAAGATCTGGGATCCACAAACCCATTTCCACAACGCTCTTTCACACATGCTGAATACGGCAGGAATCACCCTATCAGCCGTTGTTAAAACAACCACAACACCGCATCCACAAGATACCACCCGCACGCCCTTCTATACACACCACTCCCCGCCCCTTTCGTTTCATGTAGGAAACACCTTGCAATTTTCCAATAACTTTATTGCAGAAAACCTCTACCGTGCCGCCGTAGAACCCAAAACCGGCCCCGTATCGTGGAATGAGGCGTCACAACGCATGACAGATTGGTACATACACCATATTGACAGCACCGACACACCACCACACTTTGTAAATGGTTCAGGAATGGGAAGAGAAAACCGGACAACCCCGCTCCAACTCCTACGCACCTTGCAGTACGTCTACGAACAACCGGAGTGGAAATATGAGTTTATCAGTGGTCTTCCCGTAGCCGGAATAAATGGAACCCTCGCAACTCGTCTTGATTCACCACCTTTACGGGGAACCGTACGAGCAAAAACGGGCACCCTTGCCCAAAGCGGGGTCAATAACCTTGCCGGGTATGTGTACATTGACAACCGAACCTATGCGTTTACTCTTATCTTAAATAATCGGCATCGCGGAGCCTACGCTCACTGGAATCTCCAGGAAGAACTTTTGGAACTACTTGTAAAAAACCTTACAGAGAAAAATGCCCCAGACTATTCAGACGAAGAATCACGATAA
- a CDS encoding diguanylate cyclase: protein MNHADIQGHLELFVHKMVDNFANLLGISFAYDAAHEGTKWGLFEGLSIYINFTGTAQGSYILNMYRESAQKIVGHVLEEEEVSIRTILDSGIIDEVLNTSVGEAIEDLKQNYGFLTFNPPVMNWGVTHVPVFSYASGCITSSFGDISCHFSISPVSLDITEKLITTMHKLKDTERLANIDSLTGLRNRKFYDDYVRHFNMHRALPFSFAIIDLDDFKHINDGFGHATGDSALQHLAKILQESTRDSDLPVRFGGDEFVLIMENTPGTGAEIVLRRICTTLKERPVVHTTGESFYLSVSCGITELSEEDRTFSSLFSRADAQLYRAKMAGKGCVYRDSSSE from the coding sequence ATGAACCATGCAGATATACAGGGTCATTTAGAGCTTTTTGTTCATAAGATGGTTGATAATTTTGCTAATCTCCTTGGCATTTCCTTTGCCTACGATGCTGCTCATGAGGGCACTAAGTGGGGGCTTTTTGAGGGCTTGAGTATTTATATCAATTTTACTGGTACTGCTCAGGGGTCCTACATTCTTAATATGTATCGCGAGTCAGCTCAGAAAATTGTTGGCCACGTTCTTGAAGAAGAGGAGGTGTCCATAAGGACCATTCTTGATTCGGGGATTATTGATGAAGTTTTGAATACCTCTGTTGGAGAAGCAATTGAGGATTTAAAACAGAACTACGGTTTTCTTACGTTCAACCCCCCCGTGATGAACTGGGGGGTGACCCATGTTCCTGTGTTTTCGTATGCCTCGGGATGTATCACCAGTAGTTTTGGAGATATTAGTTGTCATTTCTCCATTAGCCCCGTGAGCTTGGATATTACGGAGAAGCTCATAACAACAATGCATAAATTAAAGGACACGGAACGGCTTGCCAATATCGACTCCTTAACGGGCCTTCGAAACCGGAAATTCTATGACGATTATGTCCGCCATTTTAATATGCATCGTGCTCTGCCGTTCTCCTTTGCCATTATAGATCTGGACGATTTTAAACATATTAACGATGGCTTTGGTCATGCTACGGGTGATTCTGCCTTACAGCATCTTGCAAAAATTTTACAAGAATCCACACGGGATAGTGATCTTCCGGTTCGCTTTGGCGGGGATGAGTTTGTTCTTATTATGGAAAATACCCCCGGTACGGGTGCCGAAATAGTACTACGTCGTATTTGTACAACCCTGAAAGAACGCCCGGTGGTTCATACCACGGGGGAGTCATTTTACTTGAGTGTGAGTTGTGGTATTACAGAGCTTTCTGAGGAGGACCGTACCTTTTCCTCTCTCTTTTCTCGTGCAGATGCGCAATTATACCGTGCTAAAATGGCAGGGAAAGGTTGTGTTTATCGTGATTCTTCGTCTGAATAG
- a CDS encoding MBL fold metallo-hydrolase, which yields MYSIEKWSLGPLGTMGYVYHNGKRGLIIDPSLHPQEMLAFIEASRITVEAILLTHGHFDHYLGIFEVHDALGPLPVYIHPQGRQLLQNPIMSGAEMVGEDLAYRGETVPVAEGPFSVGDFSFEVFHIPGHSPGGVAYYAPPYLFTGDILFCGAVGRTDFRGYGDHEALISGIRKKLLSLPDDTIILPGHGGGSSIGTEKANNPFL from the coding sequence GTGTATAGTATCGAAAAATGGAGCCTTGGTCCGCTTGGAACCATGGGGTATGTCTACCATAATGGGAAACGCGGATTGATTATCGATCCTTCCTTACATCCGCAAGAGATGCTTGCATTTATCGAAGCATCCCGTATAACCGTGGAGGCAATTCTTCTTACCCACGGTCATTTTGATCATTATTTAGGCATCTTTGAAGTCCATGATGCCCTTGGTCCTCTTCCCGTATATATTCATCCACAGGGAAGACAGCTCTTGCAAAACCCCATCATGAGTGGTGCGGAGATGGTTGGAGAGGATCTTGCCTATCGAGGAGAGACCGTACCTGTTGCGGAGGGCCCCTTTTCCGTAGGAGACTTTTCCTTCGAGGTGTTTCATATTCCCGGGCATAGCCCCGGGGGAGTTGCCTACTATGCCCCTCCCTATCTTTTTACGGGGGATATCCTTTTTTGCGGGGCCGTGGGGCGTACTGATTTTCGAGGATATGGAGATCATGAGGCCCTCATATCGGGAATCCGCAAGAAATTGCTTTCCCTTCCTGATGATACGATTATTCTTCCCGGTCATGGCGGCGGATCGTCCATTGGAACAGAAAAGGCGAATAATCCCTTTTTATGA
- the ispD gene encoding 2-C-methyl-D-erythritol 4-phosphate cytidylyltransferase, translated as MSTMTAILVAGGMGTRLGEPIPKAFVPLGKKPLFLHAFRVFDEYPAVSAIRLIVPAGYEAAAEEYLQEHAFHTPHLILPGGEQRWESVRIGVESAETELVCIHDAARPFVSAQVMEELSNNLGEDAGVITVNRVTDTVRTFSGQYCGTTVNRDSLISVGTPQLFRRQVLLSCYAKVDREKSLPTDEAMLLEQQGIPVRFSYGDPRNFKVTTPAEYTMAQALLSWEEA; from the coding sequence ATGAGCACCATGACTGCAATACTTGTTGCCGGCGGAATGGGAACCCGCTTGGGAGAACCCATACCCAAGGCTTTTGTTCCTCTGGGGAAAAAGCCTCTCTTTCTACATGCCTTTCGTGTCTTTGACGAGTATCCAGCTGTTTCCGCTATTCGCCTTATTGTTCCTGCAGGATATGAAGCGGCGGCAGAGGAGTATCTGCAAGAGCATGCATTTCACACACCCCACCTAATTCTTCCTGGAGGGGAGCAACGATGGGAGTCTGTTCGGATTGGAGTGGAAAGCGCAGAGACGGAACTTGTCTGTATTCATGATGCCGCCCGTCCCTTTGTCTCGGCACAGGTTATGGAGGAACTCTCAAACAATCTTGGGGAAGATGCTGGCGTGATTACGGTGAATCGGGTTACAGATACTGTACGTACCTTCTCAGGTCAATACTGTGGAACGACGGTGAATCGTGACTCGCTTATCTCTGTCGGTACGCCGCAGCTCTTTCGCCGACAGGTGCTTCTTTCCTGCTATGCGAAGGTGGATAGAGAAAAATCTCTGCCCACTGATGAGGCAATGCTCCTCGAACAACAGGGGATTCCCGTTCGTTTTTCCTATGGCGATCCACGTAATTTTAAGGTAACCACTCCTGCCGAGTATACCATGGCACAGGCGCTTCTTTCCTGGGAGGAGGCGTGA